The Sphingomonas alpina genome has a segment encoding these proteins:
- a CDS encoding carbohydrate ABC transporter permease produces the protein MRKGALLTNILMVLLGLFAVAPLLWMLSVSVMQPGEAAHFPPPLIPANPTTANYVTLFASTDMARYFANSLLLACLATALSLTFNVMAGYAFAKLNFRGRDRIFRFLLTALVIPAQVAMIPLFLICKELGLVNSFGGVLVPSIATVFGIFLVRQYALAIPDEMLEAARIDGASEFRIFRVIVLPSLGPILVTLATFSFLGSWSDFLWPLIILNDGDKATLPVALANLSREHVQDFELMMAGSVVTLLPVLILFVVLQRYYISGLLAGSVKG, from the coding sequence ATGAGAAAGGGCGCGCTCCTCACCAACATACTGATGGTGCTGCTCGGCCTGTTCGCGGTCGCGCCATTGCTGTGGATGCTGTCGGTATCAGTGATGCAGCCGGGCGAGGCGGCGCATTTCCCGCCGCCGCTGATCCCGGCCAATCCGACCACGGCGAATTACGTCACGCTTTTCGCATCGACCGATATGGCACGGTATTTCGCCAACTCGCTATTGCTCGCGTGTCTCGCCACCGCGCTGTCGCTGACCTTCAACGTGATGGCGGGGTATGCCTTCGCCAAGCTCAATTTCCGCGGGCGCGACCGGATTTTCCGCTTCCTGCTCACCGCTTTGGTCATCCCGGCGCAGGTGGCGATGATCCCGCTATTCCTGATCTGCAAGGAGTTGGGCCTGGTCAACAGTTTCGGCGGCGTGCTGGTGCCGTCGATCGCGACGGTATTTGGCATCTTCCTGGTGCGCCAATATGCGCTGGCCATTCCCGACGAGATGCTCGAAGCGGCGCGGATCGACGGGGCAAGCGAGTTCCGCATCTTCCGCGTGATTGTACTGCCCTCGCTCGGGCCGATCCTGGTGACGCTGGCGACATTCAGTTTCCTTGGGTCGTGGAGCGATTTCCTCTGGCCGCTGATCATCCTCAACGATGGCGACAAGGCGACGCTGCCGGTCGCGCTGGCCAATCTCAGCCGCGAACATGTGCAGGATTTCGAACTGATGATGGCGGGCAGCGTGGTGACCTTGCTGCCGGTGCTGATCCTGTTCGTGGTGTTGCAGCGCTATTACATCTCCGGACTGCTCGCCGGGAGCGTCAAGGGATGA
- a CDS encoding carbohydrate ABC transporter permease, translating into MKREGAAWIFVAPALAALGLFFFLPVVAALVLSFTDFDIYSLADIRNLRFVGLDNYLTLLRTHLFWKALGNTLYFVVLGVPLSIALSLGAALLINSKLARFKGLFRTLYFAPVVTTLVAVAVIWRYLLHTKYGLINWGLGGFGIDPIDWLGDPHWAMPAIVIFAVWKNFGYNMIILLAGLQTIPDELYEAAKIDGAGRWAQFRHVTLPALAPVMLVVSILTMAGYFQLFAEPYVMTQGGPVESTVSVLYFMFEQGFKWWNLGFATSVAFVLFVILFAITLVQLKLSQRWSDP; encoded by the coding sequence ATGAAGCGCGAAGGTGCCGCCTGGATCTTCGTCGCGCCCGCGTTGGCCGCGCTCGGGCTATTCTTCTTCCTGCCGGTGGTGGCCGCTTTGGTGTTGAGCTTCACCGATTTCGACATTTACTCGCTCGCCGATATCCGCAACCTGCGCTTCGTCGGGCTCGACAATTATCTCACGCTGCTCAGGACGCATCTGTTCTGGAAAGCGCTCGGTAACACGCTCTATTTCGTCGTGCTCGGCGTGCCATTATCGATCGCATTGTCGCTCGGCGCGGCGCTCCTGATCAATTCCAAGCTGGCGCGTTTCAAGGGGCTGTTCCGGACGCTCTATTTCGCGCCGGTCGTCACCACATTGGTCGCCGTCGCGGTGATCTGGCGCTACCTGCTGCACACCAAATACGGTCTGATCAACTGGGGATTGGGCGGGTTCGGCATCGATCCGATCGACTGGCTGGGCGATCCGCACTGGGCAATGCCGGCGATCGTCATCTTCGCGGTATGGAAGAATTTCGGCTATAACATGATCATCCTGCTCGCCGGGCTGCAGACCATTCCCGACGAGCTGTACGAGGCCGCCAAGATCGACGGCGCGGGACGTTGGGCGCAGTTTCGCCACGTCACCCTGCCCGCCCTCGCACCCGTCATGCTGGTCGTGTCGATCCTGACCATGGCGGGGTATTTCCAGCTCTTCGCCGAACCTTATGTGATGACCCAGGGCGGACCGGTCGAGAGCACCGTCTCGGTCCTGTATTTCATGTTCGAACAGGGCTTCAAATGGTGGAATCTGGGCTTCGCGACATCGGTCGCATTCGTCCTGTTCGTCATCCTGTTCGCGATCACTCTGGTTCAGCTCAAGCTGTCGCAACGCTGGAGCGATCCATGA
- a CDS encoding discoidin domain-containing protein codes for MDVVGSWQAKASDGISATASTVPGHDGKALRLDWDFAHVSGYAYVRRPLPITLPDNYAISLWVRWSGGTNNLEFKLVDESGENVWWVSRPDIKLKPGWQKLVFRKRDVEFAWGPATDKVLRKAASIEFVVSRGKDGGRGSLDIDQLELTELPTVAATLPAPRLNAPDGDSALAMDGKPATIWSGKGPLTIDFGGAKEFGGVVLRWASPPPDYGIETSINGSAWDKRRTVVASDGGSDPIALPETEARYLRIVPVASARLAEVEIKPLDWAATPNAFIAALAREAPRGTYPRGFSGEQSYWTLIGTDGGAASGLIGEDGAVEIGKGAFSIEPLVKVGGKRFSWADVKATPSLAQGYLPIPSVTWDGPGWTLEARAFSDPAIRDGRMMLRYVLRNKSAATVTAELLLAVRPFQVNPPAQFLSQRGGVSEISRLRWRGGKLEVSGAGTPVTVVQPLSAPNDLAIARFDSGDALPTIASSAKAGVQSRDRRNWTPALAGEAVVDETGLASAALSYDVALAPGEARTIDLAVSTPGKPLAPVASTAAFDAAERATIAYWRDRLDRVAITVPPGKQALADTVRTSLAHILMSREGPMLRPGTRSYARSWIRDGAMISEGLLRLDQPEIVAAYADWYTPFIFANGKVPCCVDFKGADPVPENDSHGEYIFLATQLYRYTGDRARLNRHWPAILGAERYMETLRAETQNAAPMLRGLMPPSISHEGYSAKPQYSLWDDFWALRGYKDAAFAAETLGKAEALEIALNRDAFQVNVHRAIAAAATHFKIGYIPGATSLGDFDATSTTMGLDPAGEQSRLDPVLLAGTFDRYWRDFIARRDGIKAWQDYTPYELRTVSAMIRLGKRERVDPMLDFFFADRRPQAWNGWAEVVGKNPREIRFIGDMPHAWISSDFIRAALDMFAYERADDGALVLGAGLSDAYLDGPGSSIRGLRTPHGDLDLTIRATPARLLVTIGGMARPTGGFVLPWPWRTMPRGATINGEPARFTTGVLLIPATGRPITVEVSR; via the coding sequence ATGGACGTGGTCGGCTCGTGGCAAGCCAAGGCCTCCGATGGCATTTCCGCCACCGCATCGACCGTTCCCGGCCATGATGGCAAGGCGCTGCGGCTCGACTGGGATTTCGCGCATGTGTCGGGTTATGCCTATGTCCGGCGGCCATTGCCGATCACCCTGCCGGACAATTACGCGATCAGCTTGTGGGTGCGCTGGAGCGGGGGCACCAACAATCTCGAATTCAAGCTGGTCGACGAGAGCGGCGAGAATGTCTGGTGGGTGTCGCGACCCGATATCAAGCTGAAGCCGGGCTGGCAAAAGCTGGTTTTCCGCAAGCGCGATGTCGAATTCGCCTGGGGCCCGGCGACCGACAAGGTGCTGCGCAAGGCCGCATCGATCGAGTTCGTGGTCAGCCGCGGCAAGGATGGCGGCAGAGGCAGCCTCGATATCGACCAGCTGGAATTGACTGAGCTCCCCACCGTCGCCGCCACCCTGCCTGCGCCCAGGCTGAACGCACCGGACGGCGATTCGGCGCTGGCAATGGATGGCAAACCCGCGACGATCTGGTCAGGCAAGGGCCCGCTGACGATCGATTTCGGCGGGGCGAAGGAGTTCGGCGGCGTCGTGCTGCGCTGGGCGAGTCCGCCGCCCGACTATGGGATCGAGACGTCGATCAACGGCAGCGCCTGGGACAAGAGGCGGACCGTCGTGGCGAGCGACGGCGGCAGCGATCCGATCGCCCTCCCCGAAACCGAAGCGCGCTATCTGCGTATCGTGCCGGTGGCCTCGGCGAGGCTGGCCGAGGTCGAGATCAAGCCGCTGGATTGGGCGGCGACGCCCAACGCCTTTATCGCCGCACTCGCCAGGGAAGCACCACGCGGCACGTACCCGCGCGGTTTTTCAGGCGAGCAAAGCTACTGGACGCTGATCGGCACCGATGGCGGGGCGGCATCGGGCCTGATCGGCGAGGACGGTGCGGTCGAGATCGGCAAAGGCGCTTTCTCGATCGAACCGCTCGTCAAGGTCGGTGGCAAGCGATTCAGCTGGGCCGATGTCAAAGCGACACCAAGTCTGGCGCAGGGCTATCTGCCAATCCCGTCGGTGACGTGGGACGGGCCGGGCTGGACGCTCGAAGCGCGCGCTTTCTCCGATCCGGCGATACGCGATGGGCGGATGATGCTGCGCTATGTGCTGCGCAACAAAAGCGCTGCGACGGTCACGGCTGAACTGCTGCTTGCGGTACGGCCATTCCAGGTCAATCCGCCTGCACAATTCCTCAGCCAGCGCGGCGGGGTGAGCGAGATTTCGCGGCTCCGCTGGCGGGGCGGAAAGCTGGAGGTGAGCGGTGCAGGAACACCGGTCACGGTTGTGCAACCCTTGTCCGCTCCGAACGACCTTGCGATCGCGCGTTTCGATTCAGGTGATGCGCTGCCCACTATTGCTTCCTCGGCCAAGGCCGGGGTCCAGTCGAGGGACCGGCGTAACTGGACCCCGGCCTTGGCCGGGGAAGCAGTGGTTGACGAGACCGGTCTGGCCTCCGCCGCGTTGAGCTATGACGTGGCGCTCGCGCCCGGCGAGGCGCGTACGATTGATCTCGCCGTTTCGACACCCGGCAAACCACTGGCCCCTGTCGCCAGCACCGCAGCATTCGACGCGGCCGAGCGCGCGACGATCGCCTATTGGCGCGACCGGCTCGACCGCGTGGCGATCACCGTGCCACCCGGAAAGCAGGCACTTGCCGATACGGTGCGCACCAGTCTTGCGCATATCCTGATGAGCCGCGAAGGGCCGATGCTGCGCCCGGGCACGCGCAGTTATGCGCGGTCCTGGATCCGCGACGGAGCGATGATCTCCGAAGGCCTGTTGCGGCTCGACCAACCCGAAATCGTCGCAGCCTATGCCGACTGGTACACGCCATTCATCTTCGCCAATGGCAAGGTGCCATGCTGCGTCGATTTCAAGGGTGCCGACCCGGTGCCGGAGAATGACAGCCATGGCGAGTATATCTTCCTCGCAACCCAGCTCTATCGCTACACCGGCGATCGGGCGCGGCTGAACCGACACTGGCCCGCGATCCTCGGCGCCGAGCGGTACATGGAAACACTGCGCGCAGAGACGCAGAATGCTGCACCAATGCTGCGCGGCCTGATGCCGCCATCGATCAGCCACGAAGGCTATTCGGCCAAACCGCAATATAGCCTGTGGGACGATTTCTGGGCGCTGCGCGGCTATAAGGACGCGGCCTTTGCGGCGGAGACCTTGGGCAAGGCTGAAGCGCTTGAGATCGCGCTGAACCGCGATGCCTTCCAGGTCAACGTCCACCGCGCGATCGCCGCTGCGGCGACGCATTTCAAGATCGGCTATATTCCCGGCGCGACCAGCCTGGGCGATTTCGACGCGACGTCGACCACCATGGGCCTCGACCCGGCGGGCGAACAGTCGCGGCTCGATCCAGTGCTGCTTGCCGGCACCTTCGACCGGTATTGGCGTGACTTCATCGCGCGGCGCGACGGCATAAAGGCATGGCAGGATTATACACCGTACGAGCTGCGCACCGTGTCGGCGATGATCCGGCTGGGCAAACGCGAGCGGGTCGATCCGATGCTCGATTTCTTCTTCGCCGATCGCCGTCCGCAAGCCTGGAACGGCTGGGCCGAAGTGGTCGGCAAGAACCCACGCGAGATACGCTTCATCGGTGATATGCCGCATGCCTGGATCTCGTCCGATTTCATCCGCGCCGCGCTCGACATGTTCGCTTATGAACGCGCCGACGACGGTGCGCTGGTGCTTGGTGCCGGGCTGTCGGATGCGTATCTCGACGGACCGGGGTCATCGATCAGGGGGCTGCGCACGCCGCATGGCGATCTCGACCTGACGATCCGGGCGACACCGGCCAGATTGCTGGTGACGATCGGGGGCATGGCACGCCCGACGGGCGGATTCGTGCTGCCCTGGCCGTGGAGGACGATGCCGCGCGGCGCGACGATCAACGGCGAACCAGCCCGTTTCACCACTGGCGTGCTGCTCATCCCGGCTACCGGGCGCCCTATCACCGTCGAGGTATCGCGATGA
- a CDS encoding glucoamylase family protein, with protein MTTRRDLLHGSALALVALGVGCAPVVGLAKAPAEPALIGDLQERTFRFFWDTTDPKTGLAHDRWPTQSFSSIAAVGFALTAYPVGVVNGWITRAEARARTLTTLEYFAALPQGPAATGMGGYKGFFYHFLERDTGHRFRDTELSTVDTTLLFGGMLFAQSWFDSDHEDERRIRALADELYARADWTWIRPRAPLIGMGWRPENGFIPSDWDIYNEGLLTYLLALASPTHAVEPETWDAWTARFEPQWTDTWGGKPYLHYPPLFVHQYSHLWVDFRGIADRYMTAKGIDYFENTRRATYAHKAYAAANPGQFAGYGDDIWGLTACDGPADFRERIDGKERAFFSYSARGPGDRDDGTIAPTAAAASIAFAPEIAIPAIEALHRHYGKSIYGKYGFIDSFNPTLTDPKAPLDHGKVVPGAGWVGPDYLGIDQGPIVLGIENWRTGMIWATMRKNPHIRRGLKRAGFKGGWLG; from the coding sequence ATGACCACGCGCCGCGACCTTCTGCACGGATCGGCGTTGGCGCTGGTCGCGCTCGGCGTTGGCTGCGCACCGGTCGTCGGGCTCGCCAAGGCGCCGGCCGAGCCGGCGCTGATCGGCGATCTGCAGGAACGCACCTTCCGCTTCTTCTGGGATACGACCGATCCGAAGACCGGCCTTGCACATGATCGCTGGCCAACCCAAAGCTTCTCGAGCATCGCCGCTGTCGGCTTTGCGCTGACCGCCTATCCGGTCGGCGTGGTCAATGGCTGGATCACGCGAGCCGAGGCGCGTGCACGGACGCTGACCACATTGGAATATTTCGCGGCGCTGCCGCAGGGGCCCGCCGCAACCGGCATGGGCGGGTACAAGGGCTTCTTCTACCATTTCCTCGAACGCGACACCGGGCACCGCTTTCGCGACACCGAGCTGTCGACGGTCGACACGACCTTGCTGTTCGGCGGGATGCTGTTCGCGCAAAGCTGGTTCGATAGCGACCATGAAGATGAGCGCCGCATCCGCGCGCTGGCGGACGAGCTTTATGCGCGCGCCGACTGGACCTGGATCCGCCCGCGCGCGCCGCTTATCGGCATGGGCTGGCGGCCGGAGAATGGCTTCATCCCGAGCGACTGGGACATCTATAACGAAGGCCTGCTGACCTATCTGCTCGCGCTCGCCTCCCCCACCCATGCGGTCGAGCCGGAGACCTGGGATGCCTGGACCGCGCGCTTCGAACCGCAATGGACCGATACATGGGGCGGCAAGCCCTATCTCCATTATCCGCCGCTGTTCGTGCACCAGTATAGCCATTTATGGGTCGATTTCCGCGGCATCGCCGATCGCTACATGACGGCCAAGGGGATCGATTATTTCGAGAATACACGCCGCGCGACTTATGCGCACAAGGCCTATGCCGCCGCCAATCCAGGCCAGTTCGCCGGCTATGGCGACGATATCTGGGGCCTGACCGCATGCGATGGGCCGGCGGATTTTCGCGAGCGTATCGACGGCAAGGAGCGTGCGTTCTTCAGCTATTCCGCGCGCGGCCCCGGCGACCGCGACGACGGCACGATCGCCCCGACCGCCGCGGCGGCATCGATCGCCTTTGCACCGGAGATTGCGATCCCGGCGATCGAGGCGCTGCACCGGCACTATGGCAAAAGCATCTATGGCAAATATGGGTTCATCGATTCCTTCAACCCAACGCTGACCGATCCGAAGGCGCCGCTTGATCATGGCAAGGTCGTGCCCGGCGCCGGCTGGGTCGGGCCCGATTATCTTGGCATCGACCAGGGGCCGATCGTGCTCGGGATCGAGAATTGGCGCACCGGCATGATCTGGGCGACGATGCGCAAGAACCCGCATATCCGGCGCGGGCTCAAGCGGGCCGGGTTCAAGGGCGGATGGCTGGGTTGA
- a CDS encoding sugar ABC transporter substrate-binding protein encodes MGVLALAGFLLASCSPPSTKTTLNLWAMGREGEVIGQLIPAFEKENPGIEVRVQQLPFTAAHEKLLTAFAGDALPDMAQLGNSWVPEFVALGALAPLDARVAATPAIDRTDYFPGVWDSNVVAGALYGVPWYVDTRLLFYRRDLLKQAGYDHPPRDWAEWRAQMHAIKKLVGPQRYATYFPLNEYEALVVLGLNQPQEMLRDGGRFGNFRSPGFKAALTFYSEMTRDKLAPIASSTDISNVWDEFDRGFFSFYISGPWQIGEFKRRLPASRQGIWMTAPVPGPDGPGSSNAGGSSLVLFKASTKQAAGWKLIEYLSRPATQIRFHALTGDLPPRRSAWAAPSLREDRYARAFADQLLRAKPTPKVPEWERIATEVRLVAEAAAHGRMTVDQAATEMDKRADAILAKRRWMLDQGTAK; translated from the coding sequence GTGGGTGTGTTGGCCCTCGCCGGATTCCTGCTGGCAAGTTGTTCGCCGCCCTCCACCAAAACCACGCTCAATCTATGGGCGATGGGCCGCGAGGGCGAGGTGATCGGGCAGTTGATCCCGGCGTTCGAAAAGGAGAATCCGGGCATCGAGGTACGTGTGCAGCAATTGCCCTTCACCGCCGCGCACGAGAAATTGCTCACTGCCTTTGCCGGCGATGCGCTGCCCGACATGGCGCAGCTCGGCAACAGCTGGGTGCCGGAGTTCGTCGCATTGGGCGCGCTTGCGCCGCTCGATGCGCGGGTCGCGGCGACGCCGGCGATCGATCGCACGGATTATTTTCCAGGCGTGTGGGATTCGAATGTCGTCGCCGGCGCGCTGTATGGCGTGCCCTGGTATGTGGATACGCGGCTGCTTTTCTATCGCCGCGACCTGCTCAAACAGGCCGGTTATGATCACCCCCCGCGCGACTGGGCGGAATGGCGCGCGCAGATGCACGCGATCAAGAAGCTGGTCGGACCACAGCGATACGCGACCTATTTCCCGCTCAATGAATATGAGGCGCTGGTCGTGCTCGGGCTCAATCAGCCGCAGGAAATGCTGCGCGATGGCGGCCGTTTCGGCAATTTCCGGAGTCCGGGCTTCAAGGCCGCCCTCACCTTTTACAGCGAGATGACCCGTGACAAGCTCGCACCGATCGCGTCGAGCACCGACATCTCCAATGTCTGGGACGAATTCGATCGCGGTTTCTTCAGCTTCTACATCAGCGGGCCGTGGCAGATCGGTGAGTTCAAGCGCCGCCTGCCGGCCAGCCGCCAGGGGATCTGGATGACCGCGCCCGTGCCGGGACCCGATGGTCCAGGCAGTTCGAATGCGGGCGGATCGAGCCTGGTGTTGTTCAAGGCGTCGACCAAGCAGGCGGCGGGCTGGAAACTGATCGAATATCTGTCGCGGCCCGCAACGCAAATCCGGTTTCATGCGCTGACCGGCGATCTGCCGCCGCGGCGCAGCGCATGGGCCGCGCCATCGCTGCGCGAAGACCGCTATGCGCGCGCCTTTGCCGATCAATTGCTGCGCGCCAAGCCGACGCCCAAGGTACCGGAATGGGAGCGCATCGCGACCGAAGTGCGGCTGGTCGCGGAGGCCGCCGCGCATGGGCGAATGACGGTCGATCAGGCGGCGACGGAGATGGATAAACGCGCCGATGCGATCCTCGCCAAACGGCGCTGGATGCTGGATCAGGGGACGGCGAAGTGA
- a CDS encoding TonB-dependent receptor domain-containing protein, which produces MNGFMKVGLRAALASTTVLGGAMVMVAPAVAQTTTASVRGQVTGAGGAPVSGATVTAVNTGTNQTFRATTDANGSYSLNGLRPASYDVTVTGADGTEKKQRISVGIGQSASLNVTLGTAVADTGTAPAGDDSDIVVTAGSLIESRTSEVATNVSQQQIRSLPQTDRNFLSFAALAPGVRYNDGESDKGFTSGASTASQVNVFIDGVSLKNKLREGGVAGQQNSRGNPFGQLAVQEFRVLTQNYKAEYEQAGAAIITAVTKSGTNEFHGEVFGQYTDKGLAEKDYNSKRNNQPEPAFKRKQYGIALGGPIIKDKLFFFATYEGNDQNRAFNVKAGGNAALQGAFEASTGRRISDFEGAFVSPFRGDFYFGKLTLTPDERQVFDVSFSRRQETDIQNFGNITAYEAAENKLNTVDTYLFKWTYSGDKFINEFNANYVNYDFNPISLNPGLPSREYAGVLVIGGKDSTRRELQQGYTIRDDFTFSGIDGHTFKFGARVEVTDIDFDNQSFVQPRYTFFNDAAKNLNFSFPAEARLGLGTSLIKSSNTQIGLYLQDDWDVTDKLQLNLGIRWDYETNGFANHYVTPDGAAAALRALPKTFYFDPENYITDGHDRPPFKGAIAPRFGFSYDLKGDQSTVIFGGVGRYYDRNNFSNTVDELARRVNPVGVFRFSANGQPRDGLPTVMWNNSYLTKEGLIALRNTSTSGLPELFAVKNDAKPPVNDQASLGVRQKFGQWQASVTGSYIRGRNGYTHLFATRTNNGLGSCCNTAPVVPFGYSNVLIGYDGLDTRYKALYVTIDKNYTKSSGWGLNIAYTLSKAEQNGNDLFSLDAVVPDAYGWRPKTSDERHRLVVSGIVDLPLGLQFSTLSTFGSGNAYQVTDGTNSSPGGSRQYYAYPTKNCISGLFAFCEVNLSLEKRQKLFGSHEISFAVDLLNAFNNKNFKDFDGFFSATDPLLTPDIGNNLLTLPRRIQFRAGYRF; this is translated from the coding sequence ATGAACGGGTTCATGAAAGTGGGGCTGCGCGCGGCGCTGGCCTCTACGACCGTGCTTGGTGGCGCGATGGTTATGGTTGCACCGGCGGTCGCGCAAACGACCACGGCATCGGTTCGCGGCCAGGTCACCGGCGCCGGTGGCGCACCGGTCAGCGGCGCGACGGTGACGGCAGTCAATACAGGCACCAATCAGACATTCCGCGCGACGACCGACGCGAATGGCAGCTATTCGCTCAACGGCCTGCGACCGGCATCCTATGACGTGACCGTGACCGGCGCCGATGGCACCGAGAAAAAGCAGCGTATCAGTGTTGGGATCGGCCAGAGCGCCAGCCTCAACGTGACGCTGGGTACGGCGGTTGCCGATACCGGCACCGCCCCCGCCGGTGATGATTCCGACATCGTGGTGACGGCGGGATCGCTGATCGAGAGCAGGACGAGCGAAGTGGCGACCAATGTCAGCCAGCAGCAGATCCGCTCGCTGCCGCAGACCGACCGCAACTTCCTGTCCTTCGCCGCGCTCGCTCCGGGCGTGCGTTACAATGACGGCGAAAGCGACAAGGGCTTCACATCAGGCGCCTCGACCGCAAGCCAGGTCAACGTGTTCATCGATGGCGTGTCGTTGAAGAACAAGCTGCGCGAGGGCGGCGTTGCCGGCCAGCAGAACAGCCGCGGCAATCCGTTCGGTCAGCTCGCAGTGCAGGAATTCCGCGTCCTGACGCAAAACTACAAAGCCGAGTATGAGCAAGCCGGCGCCGCGATCATCACCGCAGTTACCAAATCGGGCACCAATGAGTTCCACGGCGAGGTATTCGGCCAGTACACCGACAAGGGACTGGCGGAGAAGGATTACAACAGCAAGCGCAACAATCAGCCCGAGCCGGCATTCAAGCGCAAGCAGTACGGCATCGCACTGGGCGGCCCGATCATTAAGGACAAGCTGTTCTTTTTCGCGACCTATGAAGGCAATGATCAGAATCGCGCCTTCAATGTGAAGGCGGGCGGCAACGCAGCACTGCAGGGAGCATTCGAAGCGAGTACCGGTCGTCGTATCAGTGATTTTGAAGGGGCATTCGTCAGCCCGTTTCGCGGTGATTTCTATTTCGGCAAGCTGACATTGACCCCCGACGAACGCCAAGTGTTCGACGTTTCGTTCAGTCGCCGGCAGGAAACCGACATCCAGAATTTTGGCAATATCACGGCGTATGAGGCAGCCGAGAACAAGCTCAACACCGTTGATACCTATCTGTTTAAATGGACCTATAGTGGCGATAAATTCATCAATGAATTCAATGCCAATTATGTGAATTACGATTTCAACCCGATCTCCCTGAACCCTGGCCTGCCGTCCCGCGAATATGCCGGCGTGCTGGTCATCGGCGGCAAGGATTCGACCCGTCGCGAGTTACAGCAGGGCTATACGATCCGCGACGACTTCACCTTTTCGGGCATCGACGGCCACACGTTCAAATTCGGTGCGCGCGTTGAAGTCACCGACATCGACTTCGACAATCAGTCTTTTGTCCAGCCCCGCTACACCTTTTTCAACGATGCAGCGAAGAACCTCAACTTCAGCTTCCCGGCAGAGGCCCGGCTCGGTCTCGGCACCTCCCTGATCAAATCGTCCAATACTCAGATCGGCCTGTATCTGCAGGACGACTGGGACGTCACCGACAAGTTGCAGCTCAATCTGGGCATACGATGGGATTATGAGACGAACGGGTTCGCCAACCACTATGTCACGCCGGATGGTGCTGCAGCGGCGCTCCGCGCCCTGCCGAAAACCTTCTATTTTGATCCCGAAAACTATATCACCGACGGTCATGATCGCCCGCCGTTCAAGGGCGCCATCGCCCCGCGCTTCGGCTTTTCCTATGATCTGAAGGGTGATCAATCGACCGTCATCTTCGGCGGCGTCGGTCGCTATTATGATCGCAACAATTTCAGCAACACCGTCGACGAGCTTGCCCGTCGCGTGAACCCGGTCGGCGTGTTCCGCTTCTCCGCCAATGGCCAGCCGCGCGATGGCTTGCCGACGGTGATGTGGAACAACAGCTATCTTACGAAAGAAGGCTTGATCGCCTTGCGCAATACATCGACATCGGGCCTGCCCGAATTGTTCGCGGTGAAGAACGACGCAAAACCGCCGGTCAACGATCAGGCTAGCCTAGGCGTTCGGCAGAAGTTCGGCCAGTGGCAAGCATCCGTAACGGGGTCCTATATCCGGGGTCGCAATGGCTATACGCATCTATTCGCGACCCGGACCAACAATGGCCTTGGCAGCTGCTGCAATACCGCACCGGTCGTACCGTTCGGCTATTCGAATGTCCTGATCGGCTACGACGGCCTCGATACGCGCTACAAGGCGCTCTATGTCACGATCGACAAGAATTACACGAAGTCGTCGGGCTGGGGTCTGAATATCGCCTATACCTTATCCAAGGCGGAGCAGAACGGTAACGATCTGTTCAGCCTCGATGCCGTGGTCCCGGATGCCTATGGCTGGCGTCCCAAGACGTCCGACGAGCGCCATCGGCTGGTCGTTTCGGGCATTGTCGACCTTCCGCTCGGACTGCAGTTCTCTACGTTGAGCACATTCGGTAGCGGCAACGCCTATCAGGTCACGGACGGCACCAACAGTTCTCCCGGCGGATCGAGGCAATATTATGCTTATCCAACCAAGAATTGCATCAGCGGTCTATTCGCATTCTGCGAAGTGAATCTGTCTCTGGAAAAACGACAGAAGCTCTTTGGAAGTCATGAAATCAGCTTTGCAGTTGACCTGCTTAATGCGTTTAACAACAAGAATTTCAAAGACTTCGATGGCTTCTTCAGCGCCACGGATCCGCTATTGACTCCCGATATCGGCAATAACCTGCTCACCCTGCCCCGGCGCATCCAGTTCCGCGCCGGATACCGCTTCTAA